In one Zymobacter palmae genomic region, the following are encoded:
- a CDS encoding phage tail protein I, whose translation MSDDSLLPINSSLLERGLEQAWVKLLGHLEPPFPHLMTPEKTPAEFLPYLAADRGVSEWQSTDSEQRKRDAVALSWPIKRLAGTKAALIHAIESMGYTAEVTPWYALSPQGQPYSFRVISRTTAGFAQGDFDRLMARLEDAKAERDTLNLDITTEVHGQVRTAIYTSSGAEVTVYPAAQKPQSVTGHAFGRAAALSPSTSTRVYPRAADQAQSVASEHLMVHIDSPSTVTTVFPARSADIAEHFSTRIAILIHSPVTATTVYPRSA comes from the coding sequence ATGAGCGATGACAGTCTGCTGCCGATCAACAGTTCGCTGCTGGAACGCGGGTTAGAGCAGGCATGGGTGAAACTGCTGGGACACCTTGAACCTCCTTTCCCACACCTGATGACGCCAGAGAAGACACCCGCCGAGTTCCTTCCTTATCTTGCCGCTGATCGCGGGGTCAGTGAGTGGCAGTCGACGGATAGCGAGCAGCGCAAGCGTGATGCTGTCGCGTTGTCGTGGCCCATCAAGCGCCTAGCGGGAACCAAGGCCGCCCTGATTCATGCCATCGAGTCGATGGGTTACACCGCTGAAGTAACGCCGTGGTATGCGCTGTCGCCGCAAGGCCAACCTTATTCGTTTCGCGTTATTTCGCGTACGACGGCCGGTTTTGCCCAAGGGGATTTCGACCGTCTGATGGCGCGTCTTGAGGACGCTAAGGCCGAGCGCGACACGCTCAACTTGGATATCACTACCGAAGTGCATGGGCAGGTGCGCACCGCGATATACACCAGCTCTGGAGCCGAAGTGACGGTCTATCCAGCTGCGCAGAAACCGCAGTCGGTTACGGGGCACGCCTTTGGTCGTGCTGCTGCGCTATCGCCCAGTACTTCGACACGTGTTTATCCGCGCGCAGCGGATCAGGCGCAAAGCGTGGCTAGCGAACACCTGATGGTGCATATCGATTCTCCCTCAACGGTGACAACCGTCTTCCCCGCACGCAGCGCCGATATCGCCGAACACTTTTCAACGCGCATCGCGATTCTCATTCACTCTCCGGTGACGGCAACGACCGTCTACCCCCGTTCTGCATAA
- a CDS encoding baseplate J/gp47 family protein — MLIPGQNQLSKPEIVKIASFETLLEELKKHTVDYIAKSDASLAEQVKDTFTYESEILTKLAEAFVVYVQTRDRAYNERITQMLAWWAEGSNLDARLSDLGLERQVISPGDSSAYPPVAPTYESDEHARLRYYLAPHAPAAGSRMHYRREVLTLDERAQVSVTTPETGKVVVTYLLDSKGYAAQIKDGNGLRTAPGKVTVTVLSRSGDGTASDELLTAVRRHFARDDVVPGSDEVTVQGADILRYEINATVWINSGPDAALTQEAARKALQEYADEHHVLGGRIDRSWVDYVLHKAGAARIEVASPLNSIIADDHQAPYCSAINVEVRTS, encoded by the coding sequence ATGTTGATACCGGGCCAGAACCAGCTTTCCAAGCCGGAGATCGTTAAGATCGCGTCGTTCGAGACGCTGCTGGAGGAACTGAAGAAACACACGGTGGACTATATCGCCAAGAGCGATGCGTCGCTGGCCGAGCAGGTGAAGGACACCTTCACCTATGAATCCGAGATTCTGACCAAGTTGGCCGAAGCGTTTGTCGTGTACGTTCAGACACGCGATCGTGCCTACAACGAGCGCATTACGCAGATGCTGGCGTGGTGGGCGGAAGGCTCAAATCTCGATGCGCGTCTGTCCGATCTGGGGCTAGAGCGCCAAGTGATTTCTCCCGGTGATAGCAGTGCCTATCCGCCAGTCGCCCCGACCTATGAATCCGATGAGCACGCACGTCTGCGCTACTACCTAGCGCCGCATGCGCCTGCCGCCGGGTCGCGTATGCACTATCGACGCGAAGTGCTCACGCTGGATGAGCGGGCACAGGTGTCTGTGACGACGCCTGAAACGGGCAAAGTGGTGGTGACCTACCTCCTTGACAGTAAAGGCTATGCGGCCCAGATCAAGGACGGTAATGGTTTGCGTACTGCGCCCGGCAAGGTGACCGTGACGGTGCTGTCGCGCAGCGGCGACGGCACGGCCAGCGATGAGTTGCTCACGGCTGTTCGTCGTCACTTTGCACGAGATGATGTGGTGCCAGGATCGGATGAAGTGACGGTGCAAGGGGCTGACATCCTGCGCTACGAGATCAATGCCACGGTGTGGATCAACTCCGGGCCAGATGCCGCGCTGACTCAAGAAGCGGCACGCAAGGCACTTCAAGAATACGCTGACGAACATCATGTGTTGGGAGGACGAATCGACCGTTCATGGGTTGACTATGTCCTGCACAAGGCGGGTGCCGCGCGCATTGAAGTGGCTTCACCATTGAATTCTATCATCGCTGATGATCACCAAGCGCCTTACTGCAGCGCTATCAATGTTGAGGTACGGACGTCATGA
- a CDS encoding GPW/gp25 family protein, whose translation MLGMQRDTGRSISGFDQFVSRVVQVMTTPQGSREHRRTVGSRLHETLAQSTGDDTLMKVQAYALEAFYNQDNGLGDFTPDRVVATRTATGVVLRFSGEWKSRNVTFEVTLC comes from the coding sequence ATGCTAGGAATGCAACGAGATACAGGCCGCTCCATTAGCGGGTTCGACCAGTTCGTGAGCCGCGTGGTGCAGGTGATGACGACGCCTCAAGGCTCCCGTGAGCACCGCCGCACCGTCGGTTCACGGCTGCACGAGACCCTCGCACAGAGCACCGGCGACGATACGCTGATGAAGGTGCAGGCCTATGCGCTGGAAGCCTTCTACAACCAAGACAATGGATTGGGCGACTTCACTCCGGATCGGGTCGTAGCGACGCGAACGGCCACTGGCGTAGTGCTGCGGTTTTCAGGGGAGTGGAAAAGCCGCAATGTGACTTTTGAGGTAACCCTATGTTGA
- a CDS encoding phage baseplate assembly protein V, translating to MRSLIERMIQQALSSHVEHLAGVGDALNEVQRQLSNMIRVGVLSAVDPAQGRCRVKHGDCLSPWVRYFMPAAGDVRQARHPSVGEQCLLLNYGGGDSSAQTMALCGLPSDGFPLASVEGHVSATEYPDGLRYQHDSQRKVTDIHYSDGTLHQHDADKKVTLTRFSDGAVQQYDAAAQQMLCQVTSSSIVMDPLSITLTAGGSTLRVDAAGITLNGPMVTHAGINIGNSHVHPNVQKGVAKTDPPEG from the coding sequence ATGCGTAGTCTGATCGAACGCATGATCCAGCAGGCATTGTCGTCACATGTCGAACATCTAGCGGGCGTCGGTGATGCGCTCAATGAGGTGCAGCGCCAGCTCAGCAATATGATCCGCGTAGGTGTGCTGAGTGCAGTCGATCCCGCTCAGGGCCGCTGCCGCGTCAAGCACGGCGACTGCCTTTCCCCCTGGGTACGCTATTTCATGCCCGCTGCCGGTGACGTAAGGCAGGCTCGTCATCCTTCAGTGGGCGAACAGTGCCTGCTACTCAATTACGGTGGCGGTGACAGCAGTGCACAGACCATGGCGCTGTGCGGCCTGCCAAGCGATGGTTTTCCGCTCGCTTCCGTAGAAGGGCACGTGAGTGCGACGGAATATCCCGATGGGCTGCGCTATCAGCACGACAGCCAGCGAAAGGTCACAGACATCCATTACAGCGATGGCACGCTTCATCAGCATGATGCCGACAAGAAAGTGACGCTGACTCGCTTCAGCGATGGCGCCGTTCAGCAGTACGACGCTGCAGCGCAGCAGATGCTGTGTCAGGTGACGTCGTCGTCGATCGTGATGGACCCCCTGTCGATTACGCTGACCGCCGGCGGTTCGACGCTGAGGGTGGATGCGGCCGGCATCACGCTCAATGGCCCGATGGTGACCCATGCAGGCATCAATATCGGCAACAGCCACGTGCACCCCAACGTCCAGAAAGGGGTAGCTAAGACAGATCCGCCGGAGGGCTGA
- the queA gene encoding tRNA preQ1(34) S-adenosylmethionine ribosyltransferase-isomerase QueA produces the protein MQRSDFHFDLPEALIARYPSASRTDCRLLCVDGTSGQLAHTRFPALLDHLNPGDVMVFNDTRVIPARLFGQKASGGKVEMLLERLLDSHRALVHLRSSKSPKPGTRLHFEGGIEAEVEGRDDALFILHFLNEEALVPLLEQHGHMPLPPYITREDELSDRERYQTVYARNEGAVAAPTAGLHFDDAMMQQLRDKGIETAFVTLHVGAGTFQPVREDNITDHVMHSEWLNVSEETCDIVNAAHARGNRVIAVGTTSVRCLETASQNGTLRPFIGDTTIFIYPGYRWQCVDALVTNFHLPESTLLMLVSAFAGYDATMRAYQEAVEQQYAFFSYGDAMFLTRKPEAE, from the coding sequence ATGCAACGCTCTGACTTTCACTTCGATCTCCCCGAGGCGCTGATCGCGCGTTATCCGTCAGCCTCCCGCACCGACTGCCGCCTACTCTGCGTCGACGGGACGAGCGGCCAGCTGGCGCACACGCGCTTTCCCGCCTTGCTCGATCACCTGAACCCAGGTGATGTCATGGTGTTCAACGATACGCGCGTCATTCCGGCCCGCCTGTTCGGTCAGAAAGCCTCCGGTGGCAAAGTCGAAATGCTGTTAGAGCGCCTGCTCGACAGCCATCGTGCGTTGGTGCACCTGCGCAGCAGCAAGTCGCCGAAGCCGGGCACTCGACTGCATTTCGAGGGGGGGATCGAAGCGGAAGTCGAAGGCCGCGATGACGCCCTCTTCATCCTGCACTTCTTGAATGAAGAAGCACTGGTACCGTTGCTGGAGCAGCACGGCCATATGCCGCTGCCTCCTTATATTACCCGCGAAGATGAGCTGAGCGACCGCGAACGTTACCAAACGGTCTATGCCCGTAACGAAGGCGCGGTTGCCGCCCCCACGGCGGGCCTGCACTTCGATGATGCCATGATGCAACAGCTACGCGACAAAGGCATCGAAACAGCCTTCGTCACTCTGCACGTTGGGGCGGGCACGTTTCAGCCGGTGCGCGAAGACAACATCACCGATCATGTAATGCACAGCGAGTGGCTGAACGTCAGCGAAGAAACATGTGACATCGTCAATGCCGCTCATGCCCGAGGCAATCGCGTCATTGCAGTCGGTACCACCAGCGTACGCTGTCTGGAAACCGCGTCACAGAACGGCACGCTGCGTCCTTTCATCGGTGACACGACGATCTTCATCTATCCCGGCTACCGCTGGCAGTGCGTCGACGCACTGGTCACCAATTTCCATTTGCCTGAATCGACGCTGTTGATGCTGGTATCGGCCTTTGCAGGCTATGACGCTACCATGCGAGCCTACCAAGAAGCCGTCGAGCAGCAGTATGCGTTCTTCAGCTATGGCGATGCGATGTTCCTGACCCGTAAGCCTGAGGCCGAGTGA
- the tgt gene encoding tRNA guanosine(34) transglycosylase Tgt, translating into MHFERIAQDGKARRGRLSFPRGTVETPAFMPVGTYGTVKGMTPHDIEKIGAEIILGNTFHLWLRPGMEVMETHGDLHDFSQWQRPILTDSGGFQVFSLGEMRKITEEGVHFRSPVDGSKVFMGPEESMAVQRSLGSDIVMIFDECTPYPATYEQAKDSMELSLRWAQRSRTAHGSSPSALFGIIQGGMYKELRERSLKGLVEIGFDGLAIGGLSVGEPKEEMMKVLDYLPTMMPSHLPRYLMGVGKPEDLVEGVRRGVDMFDCVMPTRNARNGHLFTFDGVVRIRNASHRHSTAPLEADCDCYTCQHFSRGYLHHLDRCGEMLGAQLNTIHNLRHYQRLMAGLRGAIEAGTLTDYVENFYARRGQPVPPLAD; encoded by the coding sequence ATGCATTTCGAGCGCATCGCGCAGGATGGCAAGGCCCGTCGCGGCCGCCTGAGCTTCCCGCGCGGTACGGTCGAGACGCCGGCCTTCATGCCGGTCGGCACCTACGGTACCGTCAAGGGCATGACCCCGCATGACATCGAGAAAATCGGTGCCGAAATCATTCTCGGCAACACCTTCCACCTGTGGCTGCGCCCAGGGATGGAGGTGATGGAGACGCACGGCGATCTGCATGACTTCTCTCAGTGGCAGCGCCCGATCCTGACCGACTCCGGCGGCTTCCAGGTGTTCTCGCTCGGCGAAATGCGCAAGATCACCGAAGAAGGCGTCCATTTCCGCTCACCGGTCGACGGTTCCAAAGTGTTTATGGGTCCGGAAGAGTCCATGGCCGTACAGCGCTCTCTCGGTTCCGATATCGTGATGATCTTCGATGAGTGCACGCCCTACCCGGCTACCTATGAACAAGCCAAGGACTCCATGGAACTGTCATTGCGCTGGGCACAACGTTCACGCACTGCGCACGGTTCCTCTCCATCGGCACTGTTCGGTATCATCCAAGGCGGCATGTACAAGGAGCTGCGCGAACGCTCGCTGAAAGGGTTGGTCGAGATCGGCTTTGATGGGCTAGCGATCGGCGGGCTATCCGTCGGCGAGCCAAAAGAAGAAATGATGAAGGTGCTCGACTACCTGCCGACCATGATGCCGTCGCACCTGCCGCGCTATCTGATGGGCGTCGGCAAGCCGGAAGATCTGGTTGAGGGCGTTCGCCGCGGTGTGGACATGTTCGATTGTGTAATGCCGACCCGCAATGCGCGCAACGGACATCTGTTCACCTTCGACGGCGTGGTACGCATCCGCAATGCGTCACACCGCCACTCGACGGCACCGCTCGAAGCCGACTGCGACTGCTACACTTGTCAGCACTTCTCGCGCGGCTATCTGCATCACCTTGACCGCTGTGGGGAAATGCTGGGCGCACAGCTCAACACGATCCACAACTTGCGCCATTACCAGCGCCTGATGGCCGGTTTACGCGGCGCCATCGAAGCAGGTACATTGACCGATTACGTAGAGAACTTCTATGCCCGTCGCGGACAGCCCGTTCCGCCGCTGGCAGACTGA
- the yajC gene encoding preprotein translocase subunit YajC gives MLDFLITAAHADGAAAPATQGSSLITFLPIIAVFILMYFMVMRPQSKRAKAQRELMSQLAKGNEVVFAGGLTGRITKVVDDYVKVEIAEGTELTIQKNAVIAVLPKGTLKNI, from the coding sequence ATGCTCGATTTTCTGATTACCGCGGCTCACGCCGATGGCGCAGCGGCTCCGGCAACGCAGGGCAGCTCCCTGATTACGTTCCTGCCGATCATCGCCGTCTTCATCCTGATGTACTTCATGGTCATGCGTCCGCAGAGCAAGCGTGCCAAGGCACAGCGCGAACTGATGAGCCAGCTGGCCAAAGGCAACGAAGTCGTTTTTGCCGGTGGTCTGACCGGCCGCATCACCAAAGTGGTCGATGACTACGTCAAGGTCGAAATCGCCGAAGGCACCGAGCTGACCATCCAGAAGAATGCGGTCATCGCTGTCCTGCCTAAAGGCACGCTGAAAAACATCTGA
- the secD gene encoding protein translocase subunit SecD, translated as MLNRYPLWKYLLIAVVLIVGTIYALPNLYPEEPAVQISGQGETQLTRQDLDRAVAVLDQAGISVKRGEMSADNRSALIRLNSISQQAHAKELVDHELGDNYVTALNLADATPAWLRAVGGAPMSLGLDLRGGVHFMLDVDMPAAVDQRLNTHAGLIRQLLRDDNLRTLRNKVENGQIVMSFTSEDDLNQAKSLITSKFSDAQNYTFTTEQRGRGVALTMALKPSALQDLQNYAIEQNLTTLRNRVNELGVSEPTVQRVGDNRIMVELPGIQDTAAAKRVVGATANLEFRMAATQETSAADTEVIPFRNKTEHREAPLMRDVIVTGDQVSSASVGVDQNGRPSVSIQLDSAGGKEMSRATQNNVGNAMAVIYIEHKSDAVTDAEGDAQRHTRTERGIISLATIQSQLSDKFQITGLRSASEAQELSLLLRSGSLAAPIYFSEESTIGPSLGQQNIDRGIMSVGVALAMLIVFMILRYKGFGIIATLALIANLALLLALMSLMGATLTMPGIAGIVLALAMAVDGNVLIFERIREEQRTQLAPLQAIQAGYDRALTSIVDSQLTTLLVALILFKIGTGPVKGFAVTTAIGIITSVFTSVTLSRALTHLAYGYRRTLKRLWI; from the coding sequence ATGCTCAATCGCTATCCACTCTGGAAATATCTTCTGATCGCGGTGGTGCTGATCGTCGGTACGATCTATGCGCTGCCCAATCTCTACCCTGAAGAGCCGGCGGTCCAGATCAGCGGGCAGGGGGAAACCCAGCTTACCCGACAGGATCTCGATCGTGCCGTTGCGGTACTCGATCAGGCGGGTATCAGCGTCAAACGTGGCGAAATGTCAGCAGACAACCGTTCCGCTCTCATTCGCCTGAACAGCATCAGCCAGCAGGCACACGCCAAGGAACTGGTCGATCACGAACTGGGTGACAACTACGTCACGGCCCTTAACCTGGCCGATGCGACGCCCGCGTGGCTGCGTGCCGTCGGTGGCGCTCCCATGAGCTTGGGTCTTGACCTGCGGGGTGGCGTGCACTTCATGCTAGACGTGGACATGCCTGCCGCCGTCGATCAGCGCCTGAATACCCATGCCGGTCTGATTCGCCAGCTGCTGCGTGATGACAATCTTCGCACGCTGCGCAACAAGGTCGAAAATGGCCAGATCGTCATGTCCTTTACCAGTGAAGACGATCTCAATCAGGCCAAGAGCCTGATCACCTCCAAATTCAGCGACGCCCAGAACTACACGTTCACCACCGAACAGCGTGGCCGCGGCGTAGCACTGACCATGGCGCTCAAGCCTTCCGCTCTGCAGGATCTGCAGAACTACGCCATTGAGCAGAACCTCACGACGCTGCGTAACCGCGTAAACGAACTGGGGGTGTCCGAGCCTACCGTTCAGCGCGTGGGTGACAACCGCATCATGGTCGAACTGCCGGGGATCCAAGATACCGCTGCGGCCAAACGCGTTGTCGGTGCTACGGCGAACCTTGAGTTCCGCATGGCGGCCACTCAGGAAACATCAGCGGCCGATACCGAAGTCATTCCGTTCCGCAACAAGACCGAACACCGAGAAGCACCGCTGATGCGCGATGTCATCGTGACCGGTGATCAGGTCTCCAGCGCAAGCGTCGGCGTCGACCAGAACGGCCGCCCGTCCGTCAGCATCCAGTTGGACAGCGCAGGCGGTAAAGAAATGTCGCGCGCCACGCAGAACAACGTCGGCAACGCAATGGCCGTCATCTACATCGAGCACAAGAGCGACGCCGTTACCGATGCCGAAGGCGATGCTCAGCGCCATACTCGTACCGAACGCGGCATCATCAGCCTCGCTACGATCCAGTCCCAGCTGAGCGATAAGTTCCAGATCACGGGTCTGCGTTCCGCCAGTGAAGCACAGGAACTGTCGCTGCTGCTGCGCTCTGGTTCGCTTGCCGCACCGATCTACTTCTCCGAAGAAAGCACCATCGGGCCAAGCTTGGGTCAACAAAACATTGACCGAGGCATCATGTCCGTTGGCGTCGCGCTGGCGATGCTGATCGTCTTCATGATCCTGCGCTACAAGGGGTTCGGCATCATCGCCACGCTAGCACTGATCGCCAACTTGGCACTGCTGCTGGCACTGATGTCCCTGATGGGGGCCACGCTGACGATGCCCGGTATTGCCGGTATCGTGCTGGCACTGGCAATGGCCGTCGACGGGAACGTACTGATCTTTGAACGTATCCGTGAAGAACAGCGCACCCAGCTTGCACCGCTGCAAGCCATTCAGGCGGGTTACGACCGCGCACTGACGTCCATCGTCGACTCCCAGCTGACGACACTGCTGGTCGCCCTGATCCTGTTCAAGATCGGTACCGGCCCCGTCAAGGGCTTCGCCGTAACGACCGCCATCGGGATCATCACGTCGGTGTTCACGTCGGTGACGCTCAGCCGTGCCTTGACCCATCTGGCCTACGGCTATCGCCGTACGCTGAAACGTCTCTGGATCTGA
- the secF gene encoding protein translocase subunit SecF yields MKLIDFMGKRRIAYVISILLTIIAIGSLATRHLNLGLDFTGGTIVQVHFDRQPDLEQVRETIAKAGYPNPTVQAGGTTQDAQIRMQVDYTDNIGQKIAAVISSSDNAAHVVSANFIGSQVGDQLSNQGGKGLLYALIGIMIYLALRFQWKFALGAVLALAHDVLIVIGIFSIFHLEFDLTVMAGVLAVLGYSLNDTIVVYDRIRENIRTSRSHDIVQICNDAINQTLARTIATSGTTLLALCALYTMGGEMLHNFSLALIFGVVLGTFSSIYVAAALLVLFKLRRSDLTKPQHDSTP; encoded by the coding sequence ATGAAACTCATCGACTTCATGGGTAAACGTCGAATTGCCTACGTCATTTCCATTCTGCTGACGATCATCGCAATCGGCTCACTGGCCACACGTCATCTGAACCTGGGGCTGGACTTCACGGGTGGGACGATCGTGCAGGTGCACTTTGATCGCCAGCCGGATCTTGAACAGGTACGCGAAACCATCGCCAAAGCGGGGTATCCAAACCCGACCGTACAGGCAGGCGGTACGACTCAGGATGCGCAAATCCGCATGCAGGTCGACTACACTGACAACATCGGCCAGAAGATCGCAGCGGTCATTTCCAGCAGCGATAATGCGGCTCATGTGGTCAGCGCCAACTTTATCGGCTCGCAGGTGGGTGACCAGCTTAGCAATCAAGGGGGCAAAGGCCTTCTGTATGCGCTGATCGGCATCATGATCTACCTTGCCCTGCGCTTTCAGTGGAAGTTTGCTCTGGGGGCTGTACTGGCACTGGCACACGACGTATTAATCGTCATCGGCATCTTCTCGATCTTCCACTTGGAATTCGACCTGACCGTGATGGCCGGTGTGCTAGCGGTGCTGGGGTATTCACTCAATGATACGATCGTGGTCTATGACCGTATCCGAGAGAACATCCGCACTTCGCGCAGCCACGACATCGTGCAGATCTGCAACGATGCCATCAATCAGACGCTGGCGCGTACCATTGCAACCTCCGGTACGACCCTGCTGGCACTGTGCGCGCTGTACACCATGGGCGGCGAGATGCTGCACAACTTCTCGCTGGCATTGATCTTCGGGGTCGTACTGGGTACGTTCTCGTCGATCTACGTTGCCGCCGCTCTGCTGGTACTGTTCAAACTACGTCGTTCGGACCTGACCAAGCCACAGCACGACAGCACGCCCTGA
- a CDS encoding inositol monophosphatase family protein, whose product MQPMVEFALRALRGAQDTYYRMREKIEVAREDKTLDTLLEDTARFAEAQIVRSFERGYPLHGISGRFTPYREGTGMGKDFHWKIELQHGYSNLAHSAPGWAISMTCYVKGRAEHAVLISPFTDEEFVVSRGQGTRFNQHRMRTQPVAQIEDTRVAMSLPERWIRARNIEQYQAVTRALAPQVDMIRSSGCPLLDLADFAAGRVDFALAFGLDEYDTHLASLLLKEAGAIVGPLNGSPRIEPETVLMASHQRLFPVLVRQFASIAS is encoded by the coding sequence ATGCAACCTATGGTCGAATTCGCCCTGCGTGCCCTGCGTGGCGCTCAGGATACGTATTACCGCATGCGCGAGAAGATCGAAGTCGCTCGCGAAGACAAGACACTCGATACCCTGCTGGAAGACACAGCACGCTTCGCTGAGGCACAGATTGTGCGCAGCTTTGAGCGTGGCTATCCCCTCCACGGTATTTCTGGTCGCTTCACTCCGTACCGCGAAGGTACCGGAATGGGTAAAGACTTCCATTGGAAAATCGAACTGCAGCACGGTTATTCCAACCTGGCGCACAGCGCTCCGGGCTGGGCGATCTCCATGACCTGCTACGTCAAGGGTCGTGCCGAGCACGCCGTACTGATCTCCCCCTTCACCGATGAAGAATTCGTGGTGAGCCGCGGCCAAGGCACGCGCTTCAATCAGCACCGCATGCGTACGCAGCCGGTCGCTCAGATCGAAGACACGCGCGTTGCCATGAGCTTGCCGGAACGCTGGATTCGTGCGCGCAATATCGAACAGTATCAGGCCGTCACGCGTGCACTGGCACCGCAGGTCGATATGATTCGTTCTTCTGGTTGCCCGCTGCTGGACTTGGCTGATTTCGCTGCCGGTCGTGTCGATTTCGCCCTGGCCTTCGGTCTGGACGAATACGATACCCACCTTGCTTCGCTGCTGCTGAAAGAAGCTGGCGCAATTGTTGGCCCGCTGAACGGTTCTCCGCGCATTGAGCCGGAAACCGTACTGATGGCATCGCACCAGCGCCTGTTCCCCGTATTGGTACGTCAGTTCGCGTCTATCGCCTCCTGA